A single genomic interval of Aureibacillus halotolerans harbors:
- a CDS encoding rhodanese-related sulfurtransferase, with protein MTRSAYRVLLYYKYVPIDDPESFADIHLAMCKEIGLLGRILVAHEGINGTVSGTVEQTDQYMDMLRSDSRFSDIVFKIDEAEGHAFKKMHVRSRPELVNSQLDETIDPIKKTGTYLEPKDFKKAMEDEDVLIIDARNDYEFDIGHFKNAIRPDIKTFRELPEWIRTNLADQKDKKVLTYCTGGIRCEKFSGYLLDEGFSDVNQLHGGIVTYGKDEEVQGELYEGKCFVFDERMAVPVNQKSDKVVGKCYYCGKPEDRYVNCANPECNRLHVCCDECEESYRRSCSDECRSHGRNRYKSPREQEEAI; from the coding sequence ATGACAAGAAGCGCTTATCGTGTTCTGTTATATTACAAATATGTTCCAATTGATGACCCAGAGAGCTTTGCTGATATCCATTTAGCCATGTGCAAAGAAATTGGCTTGCTAGGAAGGATTTTAGTTGCTCATGAGGGCATTAACGGAACAGTGTCAGGAACTGTCGAGCAAACTGACCAATATATGGATATGCTCCGTTCCGATTCGCGGTTTAGCGATATTGTGTTTAAAATTGATGAAGCAGAGGGACATGCATTCAAAAAAATGCATGTACGATCTCGCCCAGAACTTGTGAATTCGCAATTGGATGAGACGATTGATCCCATTAAGAAAACAGGGACCTATCTTGAACCAAAGGATTTCAAAAAAGCGATGGAAGATGAGGACGTTCTCATTATTGATGCGCGGAATGACTACGAATTTGATATCGGTCATTTCAAAAATGCCATCCGTCCTGATATAAAAACCTTTCGTGAGCTCCCAGAATGGATTCGGACGAACCTCGCTGATCAAAAGGATAAAAAAGTTCTTACCTATTGCACAGGAGGTATTCGTTGTGAGAAATTCTCAGGGTATCTTCTCGATGAAGGCTTCTCAGATGTCAATCAATTGCATGGCGGCATTGTGACCTATGGGAAGGATGAAGAAGTGCAAGGTGAATTGTATGAAGGCAAATGCTTTGTTTTCGACGAACGAATGGCTGTTCCTGTGAATCAAAAAAGCGATAAAGTGGTTGGCAAATGTTATTATTGTGGGAAGCCTGAGGACCGTTATGTTAATTGCGCAAATCCGGAATGCAATCGACTTCATGTGTGTTGTGATGAGTGTGAAGAATCGTACAGACGGTCATGCTCAGATGAATGTCGGTCTCACGGCAGAAACCGCTACAAAAGCCCCCGTGAGCAAGAAGAAGCGATATAA
- a CDS encoding P1 family peptidase produces the protein MEKIPISAIDGIDIGQVTDAANKTGVTVFLCEKGATGGVSVRGGAPGTRETDALQPGRLVSHVHGLFLTGGSAFGLAVADGMMQYLEERGAGFDTGVANVPIVSGAVLYDLSEGSSTSRPDAAMGKQACENITSIFEEGRRGAGTGATIGKILGRDRQMLGGIGQYALQIGPLKVGAVVAVNCFGDVYDPATGQKVAGVRHELSTEELLLHGNTAEGKERMNTTIGTVLTNAPLTKDECKTVADIAHNGLARTIRPVHTMLDGDTMFTMATGDINHSSFHQLSVLSVYVVEQAVLSAIRASNLL, from the coding sequence ATGGAGAAGATCCCAATTTCAGCAATAGACGGAATTGACATTGGTCAGGTCACAGATGCGGCAAATAAGACAGGCGTTACCGTATTTTTATGCGAAAAAGGCGCCACGGGCGGCGTTTCTGTCAGAGGTGGTGCGCCAGGCACTAGAGAAACTGATGCGCTACAACCCGGAAGACTGGTTTCCCACGTGCATGGACTATTCCTTACGGGTGGCTCTGCCTTCGGGCTTGCAGTGGCGGATGGCATGATGCAGTACCTTGAAGAACGTGGCGCAGGATTCGACACGGGCGTCGCAAACGTGCCAATTGTAAGCGGTGCTGTGTTGTATGACCTCTCTGAAGGCAGTTCCACGTCTCGACCAGATGCGGCGATGGGAAAACAGGCATGTGAAAATATCACGTCCATATTTGAAGAAGGACGAAGAGGCGCTGGTACGGGAGCCACGATTGGAAAGATTCTTGGACGTGATCGTCAAATGCTTGGTGGGATCGGTCAGTATGCGTTGCAGATTGGTCCATTAAAGGTGGGCGCTGTAGTAGCCGTCAACTGTTTTGGTGATGTGTACGACCCAGCAACTGGACAAAAGGTAGCTGGTGTAAGACATGAACTGTCCACCGAAGAGCTCCTGCTTCATGGAAATACGGCGGAGGGGAAGGAACGGATGAACACGACCATCGGGACAGTTCTGACAAATGCTCCATTAACAAAGGACGAATGCAAAACGGTAGCTGATATTGCCCACAATGGACTTGCGAGAACGATTCGACCCGTCCATACGATGCTTGATGGAGACACTATGTTTACGATGGCCACTGGGGACATAAACCATTCGTCCTTCCATCAATTATCTGTGTTAAGTGTTTATGTCGTGGAACAAGCTGTGCTTTCAGCTATCAGGGCATCGAATTTGCTGTAA
- a CDS encoding VOC family protein: MKLHKIDHVGVIVNDLSAAKAFFLDFGLEVAGEWESEGTWMGEIAGLNDGKTACVGMRTPGGETWIELIQFLSPTDEKGMQQPFANSHGNRQHIAFAVEDIEAIVAKLKEKGKGVFSEIRQYEDQYKLCFCRGPEGIILELAEQIK; this comes from the coding sequence TTGAAATTACATAAAATAGACCATGTAGGAGTTATCGTAAACGATCTTTCAGCAGCAAAAGCGTTCTTTCTCGATTTTGGTCTAGAGGTAGCAGGTGAATGGGAATCGGAAGGTACATGGATGGGCGAAATCGCAGGCCTTAATGATGGTAAAACAGCATGTGTAGGAATGCGAACGCCAGGCGGCGAGACGTGGATAGAACTCATCCAATTTCTTTCGCCGACAGATGAAAAAGGGATGCAGCAACCTTTTGCGAATTCCCATGGAAATCGCCAGCATATTGCATTTGCGGTTGAAGATATTGAAGCCATTGTTGCCAAATTGAAAGAAAAGGGCAAAGGCGTTTTTAGTGAGATCAGACAGTATGAAGATCAATACAAGTTATGCTTCTGTCGTGGCCCTGAGGGAATTATTTTAGAGTTGGCAGAGCAAATTAAATAA
- the galE gene encoding UDP-glucose 4-epimerase GalE has translation MSILITGGAGYIGSHTVDYFKAQGKEVIVFDNIRTGHKESIPGVTFIEGDLLNKGLLDQVFQDHSIDAVVHFAAKSLVGESVTDPLSYYENNVTGTQQLIQAMVKNDVKKLVFSSTAATYGNPTEVPIKESLPTNPTNPYGETKLAIEKMLAWCDDAYGLKSVSLRYFNAAGASPTGKIGEDHAIETHLIPLVLQVALGQREHISIFGDDYPTEDGTCIRDYIHVSDLASAHFQALKYLDNGGKTDVFNLGNGQGFSVKQVIDTCRQVTQHAIPAKTAPRRAGDPAVLIASSKKAQEVLGWVPASPELSTIVADAWAWHQSHENGYATQEK, from the coding sequence ATGAGCATACTCATCACTGGTGGAGCAGGATACATTGGCAGTCATACGGTTGATTATTTTAAAGCGCAAGGCAAAGAAGTCATCGTTTTTGATAACATTCGTACAGGACATAAAGAAAGTATCCCAGGTGTCACATTTATTGAAGGCGACCTCTTAAACAAAGGGTTGCTCGATCAAGTTTTTCAAGATCATTCCATTGACGCTGTCGTTCATTTTGCTGCGAAATCCCTTGTTGGAGAGAGCGTTACAGATCCTTTGTCTTATTATGAAAACAATGTCACAGGCACACAACAACTCATTCAAGCGATGGTCAAGAACGATGTGAAGAAACTCGTGTTCTCGTCCACTGCGGCAACCTACGGCAACCCTACAGAAGTGCCAATTAAAGAGAGTCTGCCAACAAACCCGACGAACCCTTACGGTGAAACAAAGCTGGCGATCGAAAAAATGCTTGCCTGGTGTGATGACGCCTATGGCTTGAAGTCTGTCAGCTTACGCTATTTCAATGCCGCAGGGGCGTCTCCGACAGGGAAGATCGGTGAAGACCATGCGATTGAAACGCATCTCATTCCGCTTGTCTTGCAGGTTGCGCTTGGCCAGCGTGAGCATATTAGTATTTTTGGAGACGATTACCCAACAGAGGATGGCACGTGCATTCGCGATTATATCCATGTGAGTGATCTCGCCTCTGCGCATTTTCAGGCGCTCAAGTATTTAGACAATGGTGGGAAAACGGACGTCTTCAACTTAGGCAACGGGCAAGGGTTCTCTGTCAAGCAGGTCATCGATACGTGCAGACAAGTGACGCAACATGCCATTCCAGCGAAAACGGCACCGAGACGTGCTGGAGATCCTGCCGTCTTAATCGCATCGTCTAAAAAGGCACAGGAGGTTCTTGGGTGGGTGCCTGCTTCTCCAGAGCTTTCTACAATCGTCGCGGATGCGTGGGCGTGGCATCAAAGCCATGAAAATGGGTATGCTACGCAAGAAAAGTAA
- a CDS encoding dihydrofolate reductase — translation MIWAMDEKGHIGKDNDLPWHLPNDMAFFKQMTVHKPVVMGRKTYASFGNKPLPKRENWVLTRATHVEGSLPAENVVHSVDEMLAIISERSDEDWMIIGGSEIYKLFWPYADLLYVTHIHETFDSTTTFPEVDWTMYEVVDSSEGTVDEKNKYEHTFKTYKRKR, via the coding sequence ATGATTTGGGCGATGGATGAAAAGGGGCATATAGGGAAAGACAACGACCTGCCTTGGCACCTGCCAAATGATATGGCGTTCTTTAAACAAATGACGGTACATAAACCTGTTGTAATGGGGCGAAAGACGTATGCATCGTTTGGCAATAAACCCCTTCCAAAACGGGAAAATTGGGTGCTGACAAGAGCAACGCATGTAGAAGGTAGTCTGCCAGCGGAAAACGTCGTACATTCGGTGGACGAGATGCTTGCGATTATTTCCGAACGATCTGATGAAGATTGGATGATCATTGGCGGCAGCGAGATTTACAAGCTGTTCTGGCCCTATGCAGATCTGCTGTATGTGACACATATCCACGAAACGTTTGACAGCACGACAACATTTCCCGAGGTCGATTGGACGATGTATGAAGTAGTGGACTCTTCAGAAGGGACTGTGGATGAGAAAAATAAGTACGAGCATACATTTAAAACATACAAGAGAAAGCGGTAA
- the galT gene encoding galactose-1-phosphate uridylyltransferase yields MAELRYNPLLDDWTMVSAKRQNRPDMPKDFCPFCPGSGKVPDNYDVLLYPNDFPVLSQTPPEPDDVGGGVYKTKKAYGQCEVILYSPDHQATMPDLSRQHMNQLIDLWSNTYDRLAKQQTSEYVMIFENRGKEVGVTMPHPHGQVYAYPFVPKKVRTELDACKAHYNKTGRNLFDDMLDEEKASGSRVVAETAHFLAYIPFFNDYPYGVYVVAKQSITSLNDMTEDVRYELGHLLQDVVGGMDLIYDKVFPYMMVMHPAPVNDADAGNYYRFHIEFYPPLRGETSIKYNASSETGGWAAANPTKIEDNAPILKAKIEAFQEKKEKGEKECR; encoded by the coding sequence ATGGCAGAACTTCGCTATAATCCATTGCTAGATGATTGGACAATGGTTTCAGCAAAAAGACAAAATCGCCCAGACATGCCAAAAGACTTTTGCCCTTTCTGTCCAGGAAGTGGGAAAGTACCTGACAATTACGATGTATTGCTTTACCCAAATGACTTTCCTGTGTTGTCCCAAACACCGCCAGAGCCTGATGATGTTGGTGGAGGCGTTTACAAAACAAAAAAAGCGTACGGGCAATGTGAAGTGATTTTATACTCTCCCGATCACCAGGCCACCATGCCAGACTTGAGCCGGCAGCATATGAATCAGCTCATTGACTTATGGAGCAATACGTATGATCGGTTAGCGAAGCAGCAGACAAGCGAATATGTCATGATTTTTGAAAACCGCGGGAAAGAGGTTGGCGTCACGATGCCGCATCCGCATGGGCAAGTTTACGCCTATCCTTTTGTTCCAAAAAAGGTACGAACAGAGCTTGATGCCTGCAAAGCCCATTATAACAAAACAGGTCGGAATTTGTTTGACGATATGCTTGATGAAGAGAAAGCATCTGGCTCTCGAGTCGTTGCAGAAACGGCTCACTTCTTAGCATACATTCCGTTTTTTAATGATTATCCTTACGGCGTCTATGTCGTTGCTAAGCAATCGATTACATCCTTGAATGATATGACGGAAGATGTCCGTTATGAGCTTGGGCATTTGCTGCAGGATGTTGTCGGTGGAATGGACCTCATTTACGATAAGGTGTTTCCTTATATGATGGTGATGCATCCTGCTCCTGTCAATGATGCGGATGCAGGTAACTATTATCGCTTTCATATTGAATTTTATCCACCGCTTCGTGGCGAGACATCTATTAAATACAATGCGTCCTCTGAAACAGGCGGCTGGGCAGCTGCAAACCCGACAAAGATAGAAGACAACGCGCCCATCCTGAAAGCTAAAATCGAGGCGTTCCAAGAGAAAAAAGAGAAGGGTGAGAAAGAATGTCGATAA
- the ilvA gene encoding threonine ammonia-lyase IlvA encodes MTKTKLTHMEEIIVANHTLKDVVVQTPLQRNAVLSERYQCNVYLKREDMQIVRSFKIRGAYNAIVSLSEEERANGVVCASAGNHAQGVAYSCSALKIRGKIFMPAPTPRQKINQVKRFGGEFVEVILTGDTFDDSYKEAMKCKEEDGMTFIHPFDDMRTIAGQGTIGIEMMNQMEDPMDFVFASIGGGGMISGMGSYIKSLSPDTKLYGVEPEGAPSMKLSLEKGEVVALDTIEKFVDGAAVKRVGDLTFEICQSILEGVTVVPEGKVCTTLLELYNENAIVAEPAGAMPVAALDFHRDEIKGKNVVCIISGGNNDIGRMQEIKDRSMIYQGLQHYFIVNFPQRAGALREFLHEVLGPEDDITRFEYTKKNNKDQGPALVGIELKHREDYWPLIQRMENSGYHYTDINKDPDLFNLLI; translated from the coding sequence ATGACGAAAACAAAACTAACGCATATGGAAGAAATCATAGTGGCAAATCATACTTTAAAAGACGTCGTAGTTCAGACGCCACTGCAACGCAATGCCGTGCTTTCAGAGCGTTATCAGTGCAATGTATACTTAAAGCGAGAGGACATGCAAATTGTTCGATCATTTAAAATTCGCGGTGCATACAATGCGATTGTTAGCTTAAGTGAAGAGGAACGAGCGAATGGAGTGGTTTGTGCTTCTGCAGGCAACCATGCCCAAGGTGTCGCATACTCCTGTAGTGCGTTAAAGATTCGTGGGAAGATCTTCATGCCTGCGCCAACACCTAGACAAAAAATCAATCAGGTGAAGCGATTCGGAGGCGAGTTTGTCGAGGTCATCTTAACTGGTGATACGTTTGACGACTCTTATAAAGAAGCCATGAAGTGCAAAGAAGAAGATGGCATGACTTTTATTCATCCATTTGATGACATGCGTACCATTGCCGGACAAGGCACGATTGGAATAGAAATGATGAACCAAATGGAAGATCCGATGGATTTTGTGTTTGCTAGTATCGGCGGTGGCGGTATGATCTCAGGGATGGGATCCTATATTAAAAGCTTGAGTCCTGATACGAAGTTGTATGGTGTCGAACCAGAAGGAGCGCCATCGATGAAACTTTCGCTGGAAAAAGGCGAAGTCGTTGCGCTCGATACAATTGAAAAATTTGTTGACGGAGCAGCTGTAAAACGTGTTGGCGACCTGACGTTTGAGATTTGCCAGAGTATTTTAGAAGGTGTCACTGTTGTGCCAGAAGGCAAGGTATGTACAACACTGTTGGAGCTGTACAACGAAAATGCCATCGTCGCAGAGCCTGCAGGTGCAATGCCTGTCGCTGCCTTAGACTTCCACCGAGATGAAATAAAAGGAAAAAATGTCGTATGCATTATTAGCGGAGGAAACAACGATATCGGCCGTATGCAGGAAATCAAGGACCGCTCCATGATTTATCAAGGACTCCAGCATTACTTTATTGTGAATTTTCCTCAGCGTGCAGGCGCATTACGCGAATTCCTTCATGAAGTGTTAGGACCGGAGGATGACATTACGCGATTCGAATACACGAAAAAGAACAATAAAGATCAAGGTCCTGCGCTTGTTGGAATCGAGCTAAAGCATCGAGAAGATTATTGGCCATTGATTCAACGTATGGAAAACTCCGGTTATCATTATACCGACATAAACAAAGACCCTGACCTCTTTAATCTTTTGATTTAA
- a CDS encoding Glu/Leu/Phe/Val family dehydrogenase has protein sequence MTTNDTKHLIEQTLVHLAEDQSLLGNCSEEERKKYLASAEEILTTTDKVIKSYIRVTRATGNVVRIPAYRVQHNNVSGFYKGGIRFSEHVNEEEVENLAFLMTLKNALHELPFGGAKGGVSIQPRDFTDRELYSISKKYVQRFAPDLGPTHDIPAPDVGTDERVMDWMVGEYKAINPGDQYLNAFTGKSVENGGALGRREATGQGTFLSYFWLLNDWFKQKKERPDEQKRAVQKPQWQALEALNNKTEASDPIDIAIQGFGNVGSVAAKEAFHCTDIPHRVVAVSDRYTTLYNEQGLNIPKLIAYTEMHRDLPKHEAALQEAGIDAEVYPPERVLTINTDVLVLAAIENQITEHNMEDIKATVVVEGANAPVNAQADHYLQKRGSVVIPDILVNAGGVTVSYLEWKQAKITRIYTEKEVYDEMAKQMIKTFQKVYDAFFLGDSDTMRAVCFSLALKRLVSLLYRHGKLY, from the coding sequence TTGACAACGAATGATACGAAGCATTTAATCGAACAAACATTAGTACATCTTGCAGAAGATCAAAGTTTATTGGGGAATTGCTCTGAGGAGGAACGAAAGAAATACCTGGCCTCCGCAGAAGAAATTCTTACAACGACTGACAAAGTTATTAAAAGTTACATACGCGTCACTCGCGCAACCGGGAATGTCGTGCGAATTCCCGCTTATCGTGTGCAACACAACAATGTAAGCGGATTTTATAAAGGGGGCATACGGTTTAGCGAGCATGTGAATGAAGAAGAGGTTGAAAATCTGGCCTTTCTCATGACGCTGAAAAATGCGCTTCATGAGCTTCCTTTTGGTGGTGCAAAAGGTGGCGTCAGCATTCAGCCACGTGACTTCACTGACCGTGAGTTATACTCGATTAGTAAAAAGTATGTCCAGCGTTTTGCGCCTGATTTAGGACCGACACATGACATTCCAGCGCCAGATGTGGGAACGGATGAGCGTGTGATGGATTGGATGGTAGGGGAATACAAGGCCATCAATCCAGGGGACCAATATTTGAATGCGTTTACCGGGAAAAGTGTTGAAAACGGCGGAGCCCTGGGGAGACGTGAGGCAACTGGGCAAGGCACATTTTTAAGCTATTTCTGGCTGCTGAATGATTGGTTTAAACAAAAAAAAGAACGTCCTGATGAACAAAAACGAGCAGTTCAGAAACCGCAATGGCAAGCCCTTGAAGCTCTGAATAATAAAACGGAGGCGTCTGATCCAATTGATATTGCCATTCAAGGCTTTGGTAATGTGGGCAGTGTTGCTGCGAAAGAAGCCTTTCATTGCACTGACATTCCACACCGAGTTGTCGCGGTATCAGATCGATATACAACGCTCTACAATGAGCAGGGCTTAAACATTCCGAAATTAATCGCTTATACGGAGATGCATCGAGACTTGCCTAAGCACGAAGCTGCCCTTCAGGAAGCTGGTATTGATGCAGAGGTTTACCCTCCAGAGCGTGTGCTGACTATCAATACCGATGTCCTTGTTCTGGCCGCCATCGAAAACCAGATCACAGAGCATAATATGGAGGACATCAAAGCAACTGTGGTTGTTGAAGGCGCCAATGCACCTGTGAACGCACAGGCAGACCACTATTTACAGAAACGTGGCTCTGTCGTCATTCCAGATATTCTCGTAAACGCTGGTGGGGTTACTGTTTCTTACTTAGAATGGAAGCAGGCAAAAATCACACGGATTTATACGGAAAAAGAAGTGTATGATGAGATGGCAAAGCAAATGATCAAAACCTTTCAAAAGGTGTATGATGCATTTTTCTTAGGTGATTCAGATACGATGCGCGCGGTTTGTTTTTCTCTTGCGTTGAAACGGCTTGTTAGTCTGCTCTATCGTCACGGGAAGCTCTATTAG
- a CDS encoding sugar phosphate isomerase/epimerase family protein: MKFGVSSYSVSRAISSGHFDIFGAMEWIKEKGAEHIEIVPIGFDVNVQVARDIRKKGQDIGLEISNYAIGGQVLTDDGQVSTAEVERLKREVDIAEALGVKRMRHDVASHRDDRLTINHFDRDLSALADACREVAQYAKGAEITTSVENHGFYVQGAERVSRLIAAVNETNFALTLDVGNYLCVDEEPEASVMKTLELASMVHFKDFLIRRGERTPGGHWIQTPYGSYLRGTVIGDGGVDLSAIARRVAASYDGYVSVEFEGPEECLWAAELSLNNVKALFADLAKNQTA, encoded by the coding sequence ATGAAATTTGGTGTCAGTTCATACAGTGTTTCTCGTGCGATTTCTTCTGGCCATTTTGACATTTTTGGTGCGATGGAATGGATAAAGGAAAAAGGGGCAGAGCATATAGAGATTGTCCCAATCGGCTTTGATGTGAACGTGCAAGTGGCTAGAGATATTCGTAAAAAAGGCCAGGACATTGGTCTCGAAATTTCAAATTATGCAATTGGCGGTCAAGTGCTCACCGATGACGGGCAAGTGTCCACTGCTGAGGTTGAGCGCTTGAAACGTGAAGTCGATATTGCTGAAGCGCTTGGTGTAAAGCGCATGCGCCATGACGTTGCGAGCCATCGTGATGATCGTCTCACGATCAACCATTTCGACCGTGATTTATCAGCGCTCGCTGACGCTTGTCGTGAAGTGGCACAATACGCAAAAGGGGCAGAGATTACGACGAGTGTTGAAAATCATGGCTTTTATGTACAAGGCGCAGAGCGTGTATCCCGACTTATTGCGGCAGTAAATGAAACTAACTTTGCTTTAACGTTAGATGTCGGTAACTATTTATGTGTTGACGAGGAGCCTGAAGCTTCGGTGATGAAGACGCTTGAGCTTGCATCGATGGTTCATTTTAAGGATTTCCTCATTCGCAGAGGTGAACGAACTCCTGGTGGGCATTGGATTCAAACGCCCTATGGCTCTTATCTAAGGGGGACCGTTATTGGGGACGGTGGCGTTGATCTTTCAGCAATCGCGCGACGTGTAGCAGCTTCTTATGATGGTTACGTGTCTGTTGAATTCGAAGGACCAGAAGAATGTCTCTGGGCTGCCGAATTGTCTTTAAACAATGTGAAAGCGCTGTTCGCAGACTTAGCGAAAAATCAAACAGCTTGA
- a CDS encoding galactokinase, with protein MSIKETASALFQTDRDHVSVYFAPGRVNLIGEHTDYNGGYVFPAALTKGTSMAIAKRSDQTITFRSAQFDQIVTIDSTELAYDKTHGWANYPKGVLVELQKQFGELPGLDFYFDGNIPNGAGLSSSASIELVATYGVADLLSFSLTRTEMAFMCQRVENDYIGVNSGIMDQFAVANGQKNQALFLNCKTLDTELVPLELGAYKLVITNTNKRRGLADSKYNERRSECEAGVEKLRALFPAIETISDLTIEEWESSKHVIKDDVIVARLQHVVSENGRVQKAVSALKQNDLETFGQCMLDSHKSLRDLYEVTGEELDVLFDLQGKEQGCIGTRMTGAGFGGCTISIVHEDHIKPFITNVSTAYEKAIGWAPECYVSDVGDGVKALEEATI; from the coding sequence ATGTCGATAAAAGAAACGGCTTCGGCACTGTTTCAAACAGATCGTGATCACGTATCTGTTTACTTTGCGCCGGGACGAGTGAACCTCATCGGTGAACATACAGATTATAACGGGGGATATGTGTTTCCCGCCGCATTAACGAAAGGAACGTCGATGGCGATTGCGAAAAGAAGTGATCAGACAATCACGTTTCGAAGTGCTCAATTTGATCAAATCGTTACGATAGATTCGACTGAATTGGCTTACGACAAGACGCATGGTTGGGCGAATTACCCGAAAGGCGTGTTAGTGGAGCTGCAAAAACAGTTTGGTGAACTGCCAGGACTAGATTTTTATTTTGACGGCAACATCCCAAACGGAGCTGGGCTTTCTTCTTCCGCCTCCATTGAGCTTGTGGCGACGTATGGAGTAGCCGATTTACTTTCCTTTAGCCTGACACGAACGGAAATGGCGTTTATGTGTCAGCGTGTTGAAAACGACTATATTGGTGTCAATAGCGGCATTATGGATCAATTTGCTGTGGCGAATGGACAGAAAAACCAAGCGCTATTTCTTAATTGCAAAACACTAGATACTGAGCTTGTCCCACTTGAACTTGGAGCTTATAAACTGGTCATTACAAACACAAACAAACGCAGAGGGTTAGCTGATTCCAAATACAACGAACGTCGAAGCGAATGTGAGGCTGGAGTTGAAAAGCTGCGTGCTTTGTTCCCTGCCATTGAGACGATTAGTGACTTGACCATTGAAGAGTGGGAGTCCTCTAAGCATGTCATAAAAGATGACGTTATTGTCGCGCGTCTTCAGCATGTCGTGAGTGAAAATGGCCGTGTTCAGAAGGCTGTTTCAGCGCTGAAACAAAATGATCTTGAAACGTTCGGTCAATGTATGCTTGATTCGCACAAGTCTCTACGTGACTTATACGAAGTGACTGGCGAGGAGTTGGACGTGTTGTTTGACCTTCAGGGTAAAGAACAGGGCTGTATCGGGACACGTATGACAGGTGCTGGCTTTGGAGGTTGTACGATAAGCATTGTTCATGAGGATCATATTAAGCCATTTATCACCAACGTTTCAACTGCGTATGAAAAAGCGATCGGCTGGGCGCCAGAATGTTATGTAAGCGATGTAGGCGACGGAGTGAAAGCACTAGAGGAGGCAACAATATGA
- a CDS encoding cell wall hydrolase: protein MKAKMLLFTIFCSVFLLLLSPFQENMYTFAMSSAKEDIADLQDRLSSLGFSPGNQTGVLTEETKQAIVQFQKSNELPSSGSVSEQTKRELHMATLTKEDVQMMAKIVYGEARGESLKGQVAVAAVIINRLQADGFPNTIEDIIFQKNAFTAISDGQYQLTPDEEAYEAVYYAIRGWDPTGRALYYYNPDIATSQWIFTRNTITRIGQHVFAQ, encoded by the coding sequence TTGAAAGCCAAAATGCTCTTATTTACTATTTTTTGTAGTGTATTTCTACTTTTACTCTCTCCATTTCAGGAGAATATGTATACATTTGCGATGTCTTCAGCAAAAGAGGATATTGCTGATTTGCAAGATCGGTTGTCATCGCTTGGCTTTTCTCCAGGGAATCAAACAGGTGTTCTTACCGAGGAAACAAAGCAAGCCATTGTGCAGTTCCAAAAATCAAATGAGCTTCCTTCAAGCGGATCAGTTAGTGAGCAGACAAAACGTGAGCTGCACATGGCGACATTAACAAAAGAAGATGTTCAAATGATGGCGAAAATTGTGTACGGCGAAGCACGTGGCGAGTCACTTAAGGGACAAGTGGCTGTTGCAGCAGTGATTATAAACCGACTTCAAGCAGACGGGTTTCCGAATACAATTGAAGACATCATTTTTCAAAAAAATGCGTTTACAGCTATATCTGATGGGCAATATCAGCTAACACCTGATGAAGAAGCTTATGAAGCAGTTTATTATGCCATCAGAGGCTGGGATCCAACGGGCCGTGCATTGTATTATTACAATCCAGATATCGCTACATCTCAGTGGATTTTTACACGGAACACAATAACGAGAATTGGGCAGCATGTTTTTGCCCAATAA
- a CDS encoding YozE family protein, translated as MKKSFYHYAMKYRQHKGRDAYARFAEELYQDQLFPRQSVEYEEISHYLEHYAPSLDSVRLFDELWSRYEQEEV; from the coding sequence ATGAAAAAAAGCTTTTATCATTACGCGATGAAATATAGACAACATAAAGGGAGAGATGCGTATGCGCGGTTTGCAGAGGAGCTGTATCAAGACCAGCTTTTCCCAAGGCAATCCGTTGAGTATGAAGAGATCAGTCACTATCTCGAACATTACGCGCCATCCCTTGATTCCGTTCGTTTGTTTGACGAACTTTGGTCTCGGTACGAACAGGAGGAAGTCTAG